From the genome of Vicia villosa cultivar HV-30 ecotype Madison, WI linkage group LG2, Vvil1.0, whole genome shotgun sequence, one region includes:
- the LOC131647985 gene encoding uncharacterized protein LOC131647985 — protein MASKLLLIGVFVLDLIAFGLAVAAEQRRSTAKIVPDRDENYNYCVYDSDISTGYGVGAFLFLLVSQIIIMVASRCFCCGKPLKPGGSRACAVILFIICWVFFLIAEICLLAGSVENAYHTKYRTLFVNDPPSCETVRKGVFAAGAAFIFFTSIISKFYYINYSSARESFQPYLGGGETGVGMGTYK, from the exons ATGGCTTCCAAATTGCTACTCATTGGTGTGTTTGttcttgacttgattgcttttGGACTTGCTGTTGCTGCTGAACAAAGGAGGAGCACT GCTAAGATTGTTCCAGACAGAGATGAAAACTATAACTATTGTGTCTATGACTCGGATATATCAACCGGCTATGGCGTTGGAGCATTTCTATTCCTCCTTGTTAGTCAAATCATCATAATGGTTGCCAGCCGATGCTTCTGTTGCGGGAAGCCTCTAAAGCCCGGAGGCTCAAGGGCGTGTGCAGTCATTCTTTTCATAATCTGCTG GGTGTTTTTCTTGATAGCTGAGATATGCTTATTGGCGGGATCAGTTGAAAATGCTTACCACACAAAGTACAGGACCCTCTTTGTGAATGATCCTCCTTCTTGTGAGACAGTAAGGAAGGGAGTTTTTGCTGCTGGTGCCGCCTTCATTTTCTTCACTTCCATCATTTCGAAATTCTATTACATCAACTACTCTAGCGCGAGGGAAAGTTTCCAACCATATCTTGGAGGTGGTGAGACTGGCGTTGGCATGGGAACCTACAAATGA
- the LOC131647984 gene encoding uncharacterized protein LOC131647984, with product MKIKPFKCMCFCALLILISIVAIEPSEYKKQFDETKESETSIGVDCYSYWPDKGAMWKCGIQTKNKVESDGGNIIPFPGNGKGRGRSNVIPFPKGGRGGEHSNSISFPVGGRAGVGKNVVPFPGHNRKMDVVVKMAHPLPERERTIEIRASNERELGTQF from the exons ATGAAAATAAAGCCTTTTAAATGCATGTGCTTCTGTGCACTGCTAATTCTTATCTCTATTGTGGCAATTGAGCCTTCTGAATACAAAAAACAAT TTGATGAAACAAAAGAATCAGAGACGAGCATTGGTGTAGATTGCTATTCGTACTGGCCAGACAAAGGTGCAATGTGGAAATGTGGCATTCAAACCAAAAACAAAGTTGAATCCGATGGTGGAAACATCATACCTTTTCCCGGAAATGGAAAAGGAAGAGGCCGTAGTAATGTCATACCATTTCCCAAAGGCGGGAGAGGGGGTGAACATAGTAATTCCATATCATTTCCTGTTGGTGGAAGAGCAGGTGTCGGTAAAAATGTCGTACCATTTCCTGGCCACAATAGAAAGATGGATGTAGTGGTGAAAATGGCACATCCTTTACCGGAGAGGGAGAGGACAATAGAAATAAGGGCGTCAAATGAAAGAGAATTAGGGACGCAATTCTAG